DNA sequence from the Candidatus Brocadia sp. genome:
AAACCTGGCTATCTCTTCCATAGCTGGAAATATTCCATCGCACCATGAAGTGGCCCTGGCGGATCTGATACTCAAAAGGAAGACCTTGCCCTCTTCGGTAAAAAAGGCTATTGAGGACTATCAGCCCGATGTGGTAGGGCTGAGCGCCATGACGTTTCAATTTGACACAGCCCGGAGGATTGCGGCATTCATAAAAAGCATGCATAAGGAGATCAAAATAGCCATTGGCGGTTACCATGCCACCCTCATGTATGAAGAAATTGCTTCCTCCGACGATGGTGATCCTTTTGATTATATCGTCCGCGGAGAGGGTGAAAAAACCTTTGGCGATATGCTGGAGGCCATTGAAGGAAAACGAGAATGGAAAGACATCCCTGGCCTGTCCTATCGGTGTAATGGCAAATTTTTTCATAATCCCCCAAGACCCCTGGAGCATCTGGATACCTTGCAGCTCCCGCGTCGTGATGCACGCATCTGGGACGGGTACCTTTTTTCCGGAAAAGGACTGGATATGGTCGAGACATCCCGCGGTTGTACGATGACGTGTAATTTTTGCAGTATGAACCGCATGTATGGACGTACGTTCAGAACCTACAATTTTGAAAGGATTATGCATGACCTTGCGAACGCCAAAAAAAATGGTGCACGATACATAGCCTTTGCAGATGATAATATAACCCTGAATGTAAAAAGGTTTGAGTCCCTATGTGACGCAATAGTAGCAGCGGGTCACAATGATCTGCGTTATATCGTGCAGGCAAGTACGACAGGCGTGGCATCTTCTCCAACATTGGCCAAAAAAATGGCACGTGCAGGCATCCAAATTGTATTCCTGGGGATTGAAAATGTATCCGAACGGAACTTGAAGTTGATGAATAAGGGGAACTTGTTGGAAAAGACAAAGTGGGCGATTGAATACCTGCACAATAATAACATATTAATTGTGGGTGGCATGATTCTCGGACATGCAGAAGACAAAGAAGAAGATATTGCCCAGAATTTTGAATTCTTTGATAAGGCCAATATTGATTTTTATGGCGAGCAGATTATCACACCTTACCCGAAAACCGGCATGCGGGATATTTTAATCAAAGAAGGGCTCGTTACAAATACTACTGATTACCGCAAGTACAATGGCTTTTGGGCAAACGTTAAGACAAGGTATCTTTCATCAGAGGACTTGCAATTTTTGAGATGGAAATACAAACGGAAGTATTCCACATTTTTTAAAACTACGCCTGTGTTTAAGGCCAATTTCGCCATGGTCAACCTTATGCGGGTATTCATTCTGAGACCGTATCACCGGATTAAGAATTTTATTATCTCAATCGGAAAGACAGAGCGTGACATATTCGAAAAAGATATGAAAAGATTTGCTGAGATGAATAAATTTTTTTGATCATGATTTCAGGTCAGATACTTCGTTTCGCTCGGCATCAACAATTTCATCACTACTAACACCTATACCCATACATAGTACAATACCATCGGCCTGCCTTGCAAACAAAGGTGTTATCTTTGTAACCGTGTACGGCTTTGGTGAAAAACCGCTGGAGGATTTCGCAGTAACCGTTCATAATGGTTTTGGAAAATAGTATTGGATCGTAATTTGACCCCCATTACCTTGAAAAGTTGTTACCTGATGACAATAATGATACGAAGGAAACACAATATTTAAGAAACGGAGTTTTTCGTGGAATACATTGTCATGAATGGAGGAAATCTTTCTCTCACCCAATTTATTCAGGGGGTGAGGGGTGGGTACCGGGTGATGCTGAGCGAGGAGGCCGAGGTAAGGGTGATTAAGGCACGCGAGACTGTACAGCGTGCCTTAAACTCTAAACGGGCTATCTATGGGCTAACTACCGGTTTTGGTGCCCTGAGTGATGTGGTGATTTCAAAAGAACAGACGAAACAATTGCAAAAGAATATATTGATGAGCCATGCAGCAGGTGTAGGAAATTACCTGGACGAGGAAACTGCAAGGGCTACTCTGCTTCTCAAGATTAATGATCTGGCGAAGGGTTACGCAGGGATTAAGCCGGAGACATTGAAGATTCTCGTAGAGATGTTTAACAAGGGTGTGTATCCTCTCATGCCCGAAAAGGGTTCTGTTGGTGCCAGTGGTGACCTTGCACCGCTTGCCCACATGGCTCTGGTTTTGGTTGGACAGGGACATGCCCTTTTTAAGGGCAGAATTTTCAGCGGGAAGGCTGCAATGGAAAAGGCGGGGATTCAATTAGTCGATCTTGATGCTGGGGAGGGATTGGCCCTCATAAACGGAACACAGGTCATGACGGCCATAGGTGCCATTACTGTCTGTGATGCCTTGAATTTACTCAGGACAGCAGATATTGCGGCAGGGATGAGTTTAGAGGTTCTGTTAGCATCGAATGTTGAGCTGGACAAGAAGATTCATGACGTGAGACCTCATCCAGGACAGATTATTAGTGCTGATAATCTTCGACGCATTATCCGGAACAGTGAGATTGTTTCGTCGCATAAAGACTGCTCCCGTGTGCAGGATGCCTATTCCATCCGGTGCTCTCCACAGGTACATGGGGCTTCTATCGATGCCCTTCATTATGCAAGGCGGGTTCTGGAAATTGAGATGAATGCGGCGACTGACAATCCTTTGATTTTTCCGGAGACAGACCAGATTATATCAGGAGGTAACTTTCACGGTCAGCCTGTGGCACTGGCGTTAGATTTTCTTGCCATTGCCCTGTCAGAGATAGCTAATATCTCTGAAAGACGCACCGAACGGCTGGTAAATCCTCAGTTGAGTGGTTTGCCGGCATTTCTTATAAAAGACGCCGGCCTCAATTCGGGTTTTATGATAGCACAATATACGGCGGCGGCCCTCGTTTCCGAGAACAAGGTGCTTGCCCATCCCGCCAGTGTTGATTCTATTCCTACGTCAGCCAATAAA
Encoded proteins:
- the hutH gene encoding histidine ammonia-lyase — encoded protein: MNGGNLSLTQFIQGVRGGYRVMLSEEAEVRVIKARETVQRALNSKRAIYGLTTGFGALSDVVISKEQTKQLQKNILMSHAAGVGNYLDEETARATLLLKINDLAKGYAGIKPETLKILVEMFNKGVYPLMPEKGSVGASGDLAPLAHMALVLVGQGHALFKGRIFSGKAAMEKAGIQLVDLDAGEGLALINGTQVMTAIGAITVCDALNLLRTADIAAGMSLEVLLASNVELDKKIHDVRPHPGQIISADNLRRIIRNSEIVSSHKDCSRVQDAYSIRCSPQVHGASIDALHYARRVLEIEMNAATDNPLIFPETDQIISGGNFHGQPVALALDFLAIALSEIANISERRTERLVNPQLSGLPAFLIKDAGLNSGFMIAQYTAAALVSENKVLAHPASVDSIPTSANKEDHVSMGTIAARKCREVLKNAEQVISIELLCAAQAMDLFTNLKAGMGTMEAYRLIREHITHMEQDRIVSDDVNTMYKLIHEGKILNAVENKIGPLN
- a CDS encoding B12-binding domain-containing radical SAM protein, with the protein product MKILLCSMPDTVPQFSAKTWRAPNLAISSIAGNIPSHHEVALADLILKRKTLPSSVKKAIEDYQPDVVGLSAMTFQFDTARRIAAFIKSMHKEIKIAIGGYHATLMYEEIASSDDGDPFDYIVRGEGEKTFGDMLEAIEGKREWKDIPGLSYRCNGKFFHNPPRPLEHLDTLQLPRRDARIWDGYLFSGKGLDMVETSRGCTMTCNFCSMNRMYGRTFRTYNFERIMHDLANAKKNGARYIAFADDNITLNVKRFESLCDAIVAAGHNDLRYIVQASTTGVASSPTLAKKMARAGIQIVFLGIENVSERNLKLMNKGNLLEKTKWAIEYLHNNNILIVGGMILGHAEDKEEDIAQNFEFFDKANIDFYGEQIITPYPKTGMRDILIKEGLVTNTTDYRKYNGFWANVKTRYLSSEDLQFLRWKYKRKYSTFFKTTPVFKANFAMVNLMRVFILRPYHRIKNFIISIGKTERDIFEKDMKRFAEMNKFF